In Streptomyces nojiriensis, one genomic interval encodes:
- a CDS encoding oxygenase MpaB family protein encodes MATADLPGPDSLLRRTLGEWRIGLVAWRLLVLQTADPAVAAGMRGFSTYRAHPWRRIEHTMDSGKRLFFSDREGLRREVARLERTHRRLAGTDEQGRPFTASDPAVRVWVLVTLYECMTAMRELSGHPLTPPELEQMYGEFRAVCAEFALPDDLFPATAADVPAYMDRTIRERLEYGEPVRYLLFDMLREAPAPRRLGRLKPLWPVLRTTAAHVIGALTVADLPEPFRERFGLPRTRRAALLSFLLHRGMRVLTNALPEHRRYRTPPAGVPQNPQPSAGPSSRPVRLPAARRRKGTDSRPARLRTFFHQVLDQTGDGRIGAADLQAMAHNVCWPLELAAEREAPVYAAFESWWQQLRTGMDTDEDGQVTCEEFVTAMLTGIDSEPSYLDQGLHVAVRAVFHAVDTDGSGHLCADEYRKVFGGSRVHLAELNHGFRQLDHDGDGRITEDEFVRAFTDYFTARTDNTAGSQLLGRP; translated from the coding sequence TTGGCTACCGCTGACCTTCCCGGCCCCGACTCGCTGCTGCGCCGCACGCTGGGGGAGTGGCGGATCGGTCTGGTCGCATGGCGGCTGCTGGTCCTGCAGACCGCGGATCCGGCGGTCGCCGCCGGCATGCGCGGCTTCTCCACCTACCGCGCGCACCCGTGGCGGCGCATCGAGCACACGATGGACAGCGGGAAGCGGCTGTTCTTCTCCGACCGCGAAGGACTGCGCCGCGAAGTCGCCCGGCTCGAGCGCACGCACCGCCGCCTGGCAGGGACCGACGAGCAGGGCAGGCCGTTCACAGCATCCGACCCGGCCGTCCGGGTCTGGGTGCTGGTCACCTTGTACGAGTGCATGACGGCGATGCGGGAACTCTCCGGACACCCGCTGACGCCACCCGAACTGGAGCAGATGTACGGAGAATTCCGTGCGGTGTGCGCCGAGTTCGCCCTGCCCGACGACCTGTTCCCGGCCACCGCCGCCGACGTGCCCGCGTACATGGACCGCACGATCCGCGAGCGCCTCGAATACGGCGAACCCGTGCGCTACCTGCTCTTCGACATGCTCCGCGAAGCCCCCGCACCCCGCCGCCTCGGCCGCCTGAAGCCGCTCTGGCCGGTCCTGCGCACGACGGCCGCCCATGTGATCGGCGCGCTGACCGTCGCCGACCTGCCGGAACCCTTCCGCGAGCGCTTCGGCCTGCCCCGCACCCGCCGCGCGGCCCTGCTGTCCTTCCTCCTGCACCGCGGCATGCGCGTGCTGACGAACGCCCTGCCCGAGCACCGCCGCTACCGCACCCCGCCGGCCGGCGTCCCCCAGAACCCGCAGCCTTCCGCCGGCCCCTCCTCACGCCCCGTCCGGCTCCCCGCGGCACGCCGCCGCAAGGGCACCGATTCCCGCCCGGCGCGCCTGCGGACCTTCTTCCACCAGGTCCTGGACCAGACCGGCGACGGCCGCATCGGCGCCGCCGATCTGCAGGCCATGGCACACAACGTGTGCTGGCCGCTCGAACTCGCCGCCGAACGCGAAGCCCCCGTCTACGCCGCCTTCGAGAGCTGGTGGCAGCAGCTGCGGACCGGCATGGACACCGACGAGGACGGACAGGTCACCTGCGAGGAGTTCGTCACCGCCATGCTCACCGGAATCGACTCCGAGCCGTCCTACCTCGACCAAGGACTGCACGTCGCGGTACGGGCGGTCTTCCACGCGGTCGACACCGACGGCAGCGGACACCTGTGCGCCGACGAGTACCGCAAGGTCTTCGGCGGCTCCCGGGTCCACCTCGCCGAACTCAACCACGGCTTCCGCCAGCTCGACCACGACGGAGACGGCCGCATCACCGAAGACGAATTCGTCCGGGCCTTCACCGACTACTTCACCGCCCGCACCGACAACACGGCCGGCAGCCAACTCCTCGGACGCCCCTAG
- a CDS encoding helix-turn-helix domain-containing protein: MPIAVDIDVMLARRKMSVGELADRVGITPANLAVLKNGRARAVRFATLAALCEVLECQPGDLLRWEAGDTAADIAADGAEGR, encoded by the coding sequence ATGCCCATCGCCGTCGACATCGACGTGATGCTGGCCAGGCGGAAGATGTCGGTGGGTGAGCTCGCGGACCGGGTGGGGATCACGCCGGCCAACCTGGCGGTGCTCAAGAACGGCCGCGCCAGGGCGGTGCGCTTCGCGACGCTCGCGGCGCTCTGCGAGGTGCTCGAGTGCCAGCCGGGCGACCTGCTGCGCTGGGAGGCCGGGGACACCGCGGCGGACATCGCGGCGGACGGCGCGGAAGGGCGCTGA
- a CDS encoding DUF6777 domain-containing protein gives MSTAVAVVSAVALSFTALGGNTAAGGEVFLQAAPEAGPDPFTPSTATQAESVAKTTPMTPGANPKDGTSGARTLEVDGGYPGLYGGTRNVASCDVEKQIRFLTQHPDKGRAFAVALGIRQSGIPSYLRSLTPVRLGWDTRVTNHGYRNGMPTSYQAVLQAGTPVLVDSRGVPRVRCACGNPLDPPVAVRGSQTYSGAKWSSFRPSGLVAVKPAVEPVKTVTVFDQDHRGWYERPSGAAQGKHDREVPPPNGQTPGSAYPVLPAAHPAPVQPPQTTPDRVPDRPPGNAPGQNPGNAPAQSPGDVPDRAPGKAPAVPPDQKPGKNPDEGSEKTPNQAPGKDPGQAPGKDPGKTPGKESDEQPGKESGQAPGEKSGQAPGKDPGKDSEKVPGEESGKEHGEHPGKAPGKDSEKVPGEGSGEDPGKAPGKESGEQPGKESGQEPGEKSGQAPGKEHGEDPGKTPGKESGKEPGEDPPKAPGKESGEQPGKESGQAPGKAPGKDSEKVPGEGSGGHSGKTPGKETGRNPGKESGQDPGKDSGTAPGRESGHDPAKVPGQESDRGPGKESGKAPGQEPGRGTAHDPAKVPGQESGRGSGKEPGEAPGSGAGQAPGTAPGRVPESGHEPGTAPGQDTGRGAGQESGNSPGHEPGRGPGTAPGSGQESGKAPYKGGGNDSGTAPGQDTGRGAGQDSGTAPGRDSGAGPGNRNRPGKAGQEPGGSTGRNPGDEPGRQQGGASGGEPGVGTPG, from the coding sequence GTGAGTACGGCGGTGGCCGTCGTGTCGGCGGTGGCCCTCAGTTTCACCGCGCTGGGCGGGAACACCGCCGCAGGCGGCGAGGTCTTCCTCCAGGCCGCTCCGGAGGCCGGGCCCGACCCGTTCACCCCTTCGACGGCCACACAGGCCGAGAGCGTCGCCAAGACCACGCCCATGACACCGGGCGCGAACCCGAAGGACGGCACGAGCGGTGCCCGCACGCTCGAGGTCGACGGAGGCTATCCGGGGCTATACGGCGGAACGCGGAACGTCGCGAGCTGCGACGTCGAGAAGCAGATCCGGTTCCTCACGCAGCACCCGGACAAGGGCCGGGCGTTCGCCGTCGCGCTGGGTATCCGCCAGTCCGGGATCCCCTCGTACCTGCGGTCGCTGACGCCCGTCCGGCTGGGCTGGGACACCAGGGTCACCAATCACGGATACCGCAACGGCATGCCCACCAGCTACCAGGCGGTCCTGCAGGCAGGCACTCCCGTACTGGTCGACAGCCGGGGCGTGCCCCGGGTCCGCTGCGCCTGCGGCAACCCCCTGGACCCGCCCGTCGCGGTCAGGGGCAGCCAGACGTACAGCGGCGCGAAGTGGTCCTCGTTCCGGCCCTCCGGCCTCGTCGCGGTCAAGCCGGCCGTGGAGCCGGTGAAGACCGTCACGGTCTTCGACCAGGACCACAGGGGATGGTACGAGCGCCCGAGCGGGGCGGCGCAGGGCAAGCACGACCGCGAGGTCCCGCCCCCGAACGGCCAGACCCCCGGCTCCGCCTACCCGGTCCTGCCGGCGGCCCACCCGGCACCGGTCCAGCCCCCGCAGACCACCCCGGACCGGGTACCGGACCGTCCCCCGGGGAACGCCCCCGGCCAGAACCCCGGGAACGCCCCCGCGCAGAGCCCGGGCGACGTCCCGGACCGGGCCCCTGGGAAGGCACCGGCCGTACCCCCGGACCAGAAACCGGGCAAGAACCCGGACGAGGGCTCGGAGAAGACCCCGAACCAGGCCCCCGGCAAGGACCCGGGCCAGGCCCCCGGCAAGGACCCGGGGAAGACGCCCGGCAAGGAGTCGGACGAGCAGCCGGGCAAGGAGTCCGGCCAGGCTCCAGGTGAGAAGTCCGGCCAGGCTCCCGGGAAGGACCCGGGCAAGGACTCGGAGAAGGTCCCGGGCGAGGAGTCGGGCAAGGAGCATGGCGAGCACCCGGGGAAGGCGCCGGGCAAGGACTCGGAGAAGGTCCCGGGTGAGGGGTCCGGCGAGGACCCGGGAAAGGCGCCTGGCAAGGAGTCGGGCGAACAGCCGGGCAAGGAGTCAGGTCAGGAGCCGGGTGAGAAGTCCGGCCAGGCCCCCGGCAAGGAGCATGGAGAGGACCCGGGGAAGACGCCCGGCAAGGAGTCGGGCAAGGAGCCTGGAGAGGACCCGCCGAAGGCGCCCGGCAAGGAGTCGGGCGAGCAGCCGGGCAAGGAGTCCGGTCAGGCTCCCGGGAAGGCGCCGGGCAAGGACTCGGAGAAGGTCCCGGGTGAGGGGTCCGGCGGGCACTCGGGGAAGACGCCCGGCAAGGAGACGGGCCGGAACCCGGGCAAGGAGTCCGGTCAGGACCCGGGCAAGGACTCGGGGACGGCTCCGGGCCGGGAGTCAGGCCACGATCCGGCGAAGGTGCCCGGTCAGGAGTCGGACAGGGGCCCGGGGAAGGAGTCGGGGAAGGCGCCTGGCCAGGAGCCCGGCAGGGGGACCGCCCACGATCCGGCGAAGGTGCCTGGTCAGGAGTCGGGCAGGGGTTCCGGGAAGGAGCCCGGTGAGGCCCCCGGCAGCGGGGCGGGCCAGGCCCCGGGCACGGCTCCCGGGAGGGTGCCGGAGTCCGGCCACGAGCCCGGGACGGCCCCCGGGCAGGACACAGGCAGGGGCGCAGGTCAGGAGTCCGGGAACTCGCCGGGTCATGAGCCGGGCAGGGGCCCCGGGACGGCGCCGGGATCCGGCCAGGAGTCGGGCAAGGCCCCGTACAAGGGCGGCGGGAACGATTCAGGGACGGCCCCCGGGCAGGACACAGGCAGGGGCGCCGGTCAGGATTCCGGGACGGCGCCGGGCCGGGATTCGGGCGCCGGCCCCGGCAACCGCAACCGCCCCGGGAAGGCGGGCCAGGAGCCGGGCGGGAGCACGGGCCGGAATCCCGGTGACGAACCGGGACGGCAGCAAGGCGGGGCTTCCGGCGGTGAGCCGGGAGTCGGCACACCCGGGTGA
- a CDS encoding DUF2975 domain-containing protein, giving the protein MGKLTVRALRAVLAVVLVGTVFVQASMVWALVTGEVEGSLPLTPMRVIVILGMVSAQVALVCVGRLTAMVRRGTVFSHAAFRYVDGVIWAIVAAALLWFAVTAVNAPGQREDPGVTVIMGGIGLAILGVALIVLVLRMLLAQAVARDGEAAQMRAELDEVI; this is encoded by the coding sequence GTGGGGAAGCTGACCGTGCGTGCGTTGCGCGCCGTGCTCGCGGTGGTGCTCGTCGGCACCGTGTTCGTGCAGGCGTCGATGGTGTGGGCGTTGGTCACCGGCGAGGTGGAGGGGTCGCTCCCCCTGACCCCGATGCGGGTGATCGTGATCCTGGGCATGGTGTCGGCCCAGGTCGCCCTGGTCTGCGTAGGGCGGCTGACGGCGATGGTGCGGCGCGGAACCGTGTTCTCGCACGCCGCCTTCCGGTACGTGGACGGCGTGATCTGGGCGATCGTGGCGGCGGCCCTGCTGTGGTTCGCGGTCACGGCCGTCAACGCCCCCGGCCAGCGGGAGGACCCGGGCGTCACCGTGATCATGGGCGGGATCGGTCTGGCCATCCTGGGGGTCGCGCTCATCGTGCTCGTGCTGCGGATGCTGCTCGCCCAGGCCGTCGCGCGCGACGGCGAGGCGGCGCAGATGCGGGCCGAGCTGGACGAGGTGATCTGA
- a CDS encoding RICIN domain-containing protein, whose protein sequence is MRRLMLLAAVTGLLAGATLTGSPAAAAAPLLRSNLNGRCADVFMFHQENGASTVTWDCHGGTNQQWYWDGEQIRSSMNGKCLEIYGPHLGDQGSVSMWDCHGGLHQKWYRNGSEIRNRVNGKCLDILAGRPEIGQLLVSWSCNGARSQSWDF, encoded by the coding sequence GTGCGACGACTGATGCTGCTGGCGGCGGTCACCGGGCTGCTGGCCGGCGCCACCTTGACGGGCTCGCCCGCGGCTGCCGCGGCACCGCTGCTCAGGTCCAACCTGAACGGAAGGTGCGCCGACGTCTTCATGTTCCACCAGGAGAACGGCGCCTCCACCGTGACGTGGGACTGCCATGGCGGCACCAACCAGCAGTGGTACTGGGACGGTGAGCAGATCCGTTCGAGCATGAACGGGAAGTGCCTGGAGATCTACGGTCCCCATCTGGGTGACCAGGGCTCGGTGAGCATGTGGGACTGCCATGGCGGTCTCCACCAGAAGTGGTACCGCAACGGCAGTGAGATCCGTAACCGGGTGAACGGGAAGTGCCTCGACATCCTGGCCGGCCGGCCGGAGATCGGCCAGCTCCTGGTGAGCTGGAGCTGCAACGGCGCGCGGAGCCAGAGCTGGGACTTCTGA
- a CDS encoding DUF4344 domain-containing metallopeptidase, with amino-acid sequence MPNTAGCSKRARLALSGVLVLAGVAAAGCGGGTRDAGQGPGAGPRPQAMRSGRVTVVYETRTVAPKDRQAVALIRDSRVLERTADWVNRALTLPHDMVVKVTAEVPRGVTDAVTQPDGRTIFIPPPFLTEIEKALADVVKTVERPAPFPASEYNTDDLTVLSTEFIFGHEMGHALQRQLLLANLGLEEDAADGFASFYTVNEVGPGPSLAAAILFDEIARKEGRPTLEGMSSDHPVTQQRAFNFLCYLEGSDPKEYQRSLVDSGYLPKTRAPLCPQAWAMLDYGWWTQLQPHFSAAFRAKGDEEQKKAHARLIAETQALAKRIDEIRSSQ; translated from the coding sequence ATGCCGAACACCGCCGGTTGCTCGAAGAGGGCGCGCCTCGCCCTGTCGGGGGTGCTGGTCCTCGCCGGGGTCGCGGCCGCCGGGTGCGGCGGCGGGACCCGCGACGCCGGGCAGGGGCCCGGAGCGGGACCGCGCCCCCAGGCTATGCGCTCGGGCAGGGTCACCGTCGTCTACGAGACCCGGACGGTCGCGCCGAAGGACCGGCAGGCCGTGGCGCTGATCCGGGACTCGCGTGTGCTGGAGCGGACGGCCGACTGGGTGAACAGAGCACTCACCCTCCCGCACGACATGGTCGTGAAGGTCACCGCCGAGGTGCCGCGCGGCGTCACCGACGCCGTCACCCAGCCCGACGGCAGGACGATCTTCATCCCGCCGCCGTTCCTGACCGAGATCGAGAAGGCCCTCGCCGATGTCGTGAAGACCGTCGAACGGCCCGCCCCGTTCCCCGCGTCCGAGTACAACACCGACGACCTGACCGTGCTGTCGACCGAGTTCATCTTCGGCCACGAGATGGGCCACGCCCTGCAACGCCAGCTCCTCCTGGCCAACCTCGGCCTCGAAGAGGACGCGGCCGACGGCTTCGCGTCCTTCTACACCGTCAACGAGGTCGGGCCGGGGCCGTCGCTGGCCGCCGCGATCCTCTTCGACGAGATCGCCCGCAAGGAGGGCCGGCCGACCCTGGAGGGCATGTCGAGCGACCACCCCGTCACCCAGCAGCGGGCCTTCAACTTCCTGTGCTACCTGGAGGGCAGCGACCCGAAGGAGTACCAGCGGTCCCTGGTCGACAGCGGCTATCTCCCCAAGACCCGCGCCCCGCTGTGCCCGCAGGCGTGGGCGATGCTGGACTACGGCTGGTGGACCCAGCTCCAGCCCCACTTCAGCGCGGCGTTCAGGGCGAAGGGGGACGAGGAGCAGAAGAAGGCGCACGCGCGGCTGATCGCGGAGACGCAGGCTCTGGCGAAGCGCATCGACGAGATCCGCAGCAGTCAGTGA